Proteins from a single region of Paenibacillus sp. BIHB 4019:
- a CDS encoding transglutaminase family protein, with protein sequence MAIFNAQGEPAFGYRLLTSLLLLGLLAEWMLPWSEAGSRYYIDVAQPLIVFVGCIAIAGLLRAPWYIMLVVYSAIGITGLMRLYKGPEVGPLEWAAGFASRFAEEAGGLFSMGAVAWGMSTELQALLLFTGFGLLVPALQALIWLRQLGLALAGITAGYLIFLHAWLGMDVLNALLRVTAEGLLLGAIVMFARMRTLQGEESKEEAQTASYRWSASAFVVVGLCLGAGLLFSGGKSVANSPAGWTQPLTASLEQYVLGLDHGNPKAALASAAASGSYASTGYGFDDTTLGAPLKQDERLVFTGLSPVRTYWRGETKAFYTGKGWQETEQRTTLLPITNGGERIASASGEGSVEVEAVEALAEVESEADTETVVETDTETDTETGEEGDIRSQGAGAETTVSPDRIVVQTVLLKQAERGFPLFMGGTSGTLLDLTSSEPRSKLNTYLKNEATGTLYAPSDKVLIDQYTVQTLLPVMDEAALRSGGIQAGEKEALAEYLQLPESLPSRVAALAAEVSGGGVTSRYDQVKAVETYLRSSYTYSAENSAVPGAGADFVDDFLFKQHEGYCVHFSSAMVIMLRTQGIPARWVKGFAPGTVSAEQPDARNDAAHAGMKLAAYEVKGKDAHAWVEVYFPGAGWVPFDPTPGYGGEGTAAGAALAGLAGTAGSAAAGGEGAAGAFASAAARPMGQRAQALAVAAAEQAATALAQGADALARAALGAAEAAAGATPAAKGAAGAAALALAAVLCAAAQRRRLRLWLALRRYSAASRGVTPARGSGGVQKQFAAVSAAIWPQLDRCVAKRQPQQTARQYAAAQAALLPASQSEALKRFVTWDDAARYEQRRAWQAPLPEELSAAAALLCVRRHSARRT encoded by the coding sequence ATGGCGATATTTAATGCGCAAGGGGAGCCGGCATTCGGCTACCGCCTGTTGACGAGCTTGCTGCTGCTTGGCTTGCTTGCGGAGTGGATGCTTCCATGGTCGGAGGCAGGCAGCCGTTATTATATTGATGTGGCTCAGCCTCTTATTGTATTTGTAGGCTGTATTGCTATAGCTGGCTTACTGCGAGCGCCTTGGTATATCATGCTTGTCGTTTATTCCGCCATCGGCATTACAGGCTTGATGCGTCTTTACAAAGGCCCAGAAGTGGGACCGCTGGAATGGGCAGCTGGTTTTGCCAGCCGCTTTGCCGAGGAAGCTGGCGGGCTGTTCAGCATGGGAGCGGTAGCGTGGGGAATGTCAACAGAGCTGCAGGCGCTGCTTCTGTTTACCGGCTTTGGGCTGCTTGTGCCCGCGCTGCAGGCTTTAATTTGGCTGCGCCAGCTGGGGCTGGCTTTGGCCGGCATAACGGCAGGGTATTTGATTTTTCTGCATGCATGGCTTGGCATGGATGTGCTGAATGCGCTGCTGCGTGTGACAGCGGAAGGCCTGCTGCTTGGCGCGATTGTCATGTTTGCACGCATGAGAACGCTGCAGGGAGAAGAAAGCAAGGAGGAAGCGCAGACGGCTTCTTATCGCTGGTCGGCTTCTGCTTTCGTTGTTGTGGGGCTGTGTCTGGGCGCCGGACTTCTATTTTCTGGAGGAAAATCCGTGGCAAATAGCCCCGCGGGCTGGACACAACCGCTAACTGCAAGCCTGGAGCAGTATGTGCTTGGTTTGGATCACGGCAATCCGAAGGCTGCGCTGGCCTCGGCAGCCGCGAGCGGAAGCTACGCTTCCACAGGCTATGGATTTGATGACACCACATTAGGCGCTCCGCTAAAGCAGGATGAACGGCTTGTTTTTACGGGGCTGTCTCCTGTTCGCACGTATTGGCGCGGGGAGACGAAAGCTTTTTATACCGGTAAAGGCTGGCAGGAAACGGAGCAGCGTACGACGCTGCTGCCTATTACAAATGGCGGGGAACGGATTGCGTCTGCTAGTGGAGAGGGAAGCGTGGAGGTAGAGGCGGTAGAAGCCCTTGCAGAGGTAGAATCGGAGGCAGATACAGAGACAGTGGTAGAAACAGATACAGAGACAGATACAGAGACTGGAGAAGAGGGGGATATAAGAAGCCAAGGGGCAGGTGCGGAGACGACCGTCAGCCCGGATCGAATTGTCGTTCAGACGGTGCTTCTTAAACAGGCGGAGCGCGGCTTCCCGCTTTTTATGGGCGGAACCTCCGGCACTTTGCTTGATTTAACCTCCTCGGAGCCAAGAAGCAAGCTGAACACTTATTTGAAAAATGAAGCGACGGGAACGTTATACGCTCCTTCGGATAAGGTGCTTATAGACCAGTACACCGTTCAGACGCTGCTTCCCGTGATGGATGAAGCTGCCTTGCGCAGTGGCGGCATTCAAGCGGGAGAGAAGGAAGCGCTGGCCGAATATTTGCAGCTTCCGGAATCGCTGCCGAGCCGTGTTGCTGCACTGGCAGCAGAGGTATCGGGAGGCGGAGTAACGAGCCGCTATGATCAGGTGAAGGCGGTTGAAACTTATTTGCGAAGCAGCTACACCTATTCAGCTGAAAATAGTGCGGTCCCTGGGGCCGGAGCAGATTTCGTGGACGATTTTTTGTTTAAGCAGCATGAAGGGTATTGCGTGCATTTTTCCAGTGCAATGGTCATTATGCTTCGTACACAAGGCATTCCGGCCAGATGGGTGAAAGGCTTTGCGCCCGGAACCGTGTCCGCGGAGCAGCCGGATGCACGAAATGATGCGGCACATGCAGGCATGAAGCTGGCCGCTTATGAAGTAAAGGGCAAGGACGCCCATGCCTGGGTGGAGGTATACTTCCCAGGCGCAGGGTGGGTGCCTTTTGATCCGACGCCGGGGTATGGCGGCGAAGGGACAGCCGCGGGAGCAGCGCTCGCGGGCTTGGCCGGCACAGCCGGCAGTGCAGCGGCGGGCGGCGAAGGGGCCGCCGGAGCATTTGCCAGCGCTGCTGCGCGCCCGATGGGGCAGCGCGCGCAAGCGCTGGCTGTGGCGGCGGCTGAGCAGGCCGCCACGGCTCTTGCGCAAGGGGCGGATGCCCTTGCGCGTGCGGCGCTTGGCGCCGCCGAGGCAGCGGCGGGGGCGACGCCCGCCGCTAAAGGCGCCGCAGGCGCGGCTGCGCTGGCGCTGGCAGCCGTGCTCTGCGCTGCGGCGCAGCGCAGGCGGCTGCGCCTGTGGCTGGCGCTGCGCCGCTACAGCGCCGCCTCCCGCGGCGTGACGCCGGCCCGGGGCAGCGGCGGCGTCCAAAAGCAGTTTGCCGCAGTATCGGCGGCAATCTGGCCACAGCTGGACCGCTGCGTAGCCAAAAGGCAGCCGCAGCAAACAGCAAGGCAATACGCAGCAGCGCAAGCCGCTCTGCTGCCTGCGTCTCAGTCCGAAGCCTTGAAGCGCTTCGTCACATGGGATGACGCCGCCCGCTATGAGCAGCGGCGTGCCTGGCAAGCGCCGCTGCCAGAGGAGCTGTCGGCAGCGGCCGCCCTATTATGTGTCCGCAGGCATTCCGCGCGGCGCACATAA
- a CDS encoding GyrI-like domain-containing protein, with protein sequence MNVLKEVVLTEREAFHVVGLQWEGTFAEAAAGGIKEIQQQFQQRVTEINHVRERNKLLGLSFHTTSTGFTHYAAVQAEAVGCVPDGMYSLSIPSLTYATYDHHANEHIGASYDYVYNWIRQNGHKPLSDGLTHLEFYPMSHDPYAPNPAFTILIPLAE encoded by the coding sequence ATGAACGTTTTGAAGGAGGTAGTCCTTACAGAGCGGGAAGCTTTTCACGTCGTAGGACTACAATGGGAAGGCACCTTTGCCGAAGCAGCAGCAGGCGGAATTAAGGAAATTCAGCAGCAATTCCAGCAGCGTGTGACGGAAATCAACCATGTGCGGGAGCGCAATAAGCTGCTCGGGCTTTCTTTTCACACGACAAGCACAGGCTTTACTCATTATGCGGCGGTTCAGGCAGAGGCAGTAGGCTGCGTACCGGATGGCATGTACAGCCTTTCTATTCCAAGTCTGACCTATGCCACATACGATCATCATGCGAACGAACACATAGGGGCCTCCTACGATTACGTATATAACTGGATCAGGCAGAACGGGCATAAGCCGCTTTCCGATGGCTTGACGCATTTGGAGTTTTATCCGATGAGCCATGATCCTTATGCGCCAAACCCGGCATTCACTATTCTTATTCCGCTTGCAGAATAA
- a CDS encoding AraC family transcriptional regulator codes for MSRMNWNDQLLLWHEATVKVLDIRHIALGKNEELRGYLLPSSGFIWVTRGQAQVTLDGTNYAAQPFHLLHGGKGMCLNIFPSADVFEYDMIFYKGNLAGQGNRKLQQLMEHCNPFQIQYGFAPQNPLAIHAIVRKMEESWGKLSMLDRLGAKGQLYQFVHELMGQLSDQEIAPTAPDLVWQAMRYIENNYPEPISVEGLAGLLGCSASYLSRLFKKQLATTPNDYLIKVRMDHARHLLSDTQATLQEIAASIGYPDVYYFSRVFKKHTGLPPLRFRSRAASGKAVQNNPFRRSGQAIVPHPTQSYNYNDNSYQLVGEGDLTMYKELKLSVAAVMLLCMALLFSGCAGSAGVNDRSITAEAAATGENGAGQQASQTKVVQHMLGETEIPVNPQRIAVSGLEDILLALDAPIVQAQAMKGQYLYETLQERNIPAIYTPDSLNYEAILDAKPDLIMAHLLPTDKESYEKLSKIAPTIVYDRGDWKTSIAAIGKAIDREEQAQAVINAYNEKLEQTKEAVAKAVGANHSVAFIRPSQSDVQVFFPAFVYTSLVYKDVGLAMDASVAELEQKEEEGSWGVGESLEKLPEITADHLFVTVGGSFDSEEEAQMALTELDEIEQMKVWQEIPAVKKGNVHKVSARHWMLNGPTADSMKLDDVLKALVKS; via the coding sequence ATGAGTCGTATGAATTGGAATGACCAACTGCTGCTATGGCATGAAGCGACGGTTAAAGTGCTTGATATCCGGCATATAGCTCTGGGGAAAAATGAGGAGCTGCGCGGCTATCTACTGCCATCCAGCGGTTTCATATGGGTAACGCGCGGACAAGCGCAGGTGACGCTGGATGGGACGAATTATGCCGCTCAGCCCTTTCATCTCCTGCATGGCGGCAAGGGGATGTGCCTAAACATTTTTCCTTCGGCGGATGTATTTGAATACGATATGATTTTTTATAAAGGGAATCTGGCGGGGCAAGGCAATCGGAAGCTTCAGCAGCTCATGGAGCATTGCAACCCGTTTCAAATCCAATATGGCTTTGCTCCTCAAAACCCGCTTGCGATACATGCGATTGTGCGGAAAATGGAAGAAAGCTGGGGCAAGCTAAGCATGCTGGACAGGCTGGGGGCCAAGGGTCAGCTTTATCAGTTTGTGCATGAGCTGATGGGTCAGCTTTCAGATCAGGAAATTGCTCCAACTGCGCCGGATCTCGTGTGGCAAGCCATGCGCTATATTGAAAACAACTACCCGGAGCCGATATCGGTTGAAGGTCTGGCCGGACTGCTAGGTTGCAGCGCCAGCTATTTGTCGCGTTTATTCAAAAAACAGCTGGCAACGACGCCGAACGACTATTTAATTAAAGTCCGCATGGATCATGCTCGTCACCTGCTTTCGGACACACAAGCAACGCTGCAGGAAATCGCGGCGAGCATCGGGTATCCGGATGTGTATTATTTTAGCCGAGTGTTCAAAAAGCATACCGGACTGCCGCCGCTTCGCTTCCGCTCCCGAGCCGCAAGCGGCAAAGCAGTTCAGAATAATCCATTCCGTCGTTCAGGGCAAGCCATTGTCCCCCATCCAACGCAAAGCTACAATTACAATGATAATAGTTATCAACTAGTTGGAGAGGGAGATTTAACGATGTATAAGGAATTAAAGTTGTCGGTAGCTGCTGTTATGCTGCTTTGCATGGCTCTATTGTTCAGCGGCTGTGCAGGCTCCGCGGGGGTAAATGATCGCTCCATAACGGCAGAAGCGGCAGCAACGGGGGAAAATGGTGCGGGACAGCAAGCATCGCAAACCAAGGTTGTGCAGCATATGTTGGGCGAGACAGAAATTCCGGTTAATCCGCAGCGAATTGCGGTAAGCGGCCTAGAGGATATTTTGCTGGCTTTGGACGCACCTATTGTGCAGGCCCAGGCGATGAAGGGCCAATATTTATATGAAACGCTGCAAGAGAGAAATATTCCGGCCATCTACACGCCAGACAGCTTGAACTACGAAGCTATTTTGGATGCAAAGCCGGATTTGATTATGGCGCATTTGCTGCCGACCGATAAAGAAAGCTACGAAAAATTGAGCAAAATCGCTCCAACGATCGTTTATGATCGCGGTGACTGGAAAACCTCCATAGCCGCTATCGGCAAAGCCATTGATCGGGAGGAGCAAGCTCAGGCGGTCATAAATGCGTATAATGAGAAGCTGGAGCAAACGAAAGAAGCCGTTGCGAAGGCTGTAGGCGCCAACCATTCCGTCGCGTTTATTCGCCCGTCCCAAAGCGATGTGCAAGTCTTTTTCCCGGCGTTCGTCTATACAAGCCTTGTCTACAAGGATGTTGGTTTAGCCATGGATGCATCTGTCGCGGAATTAGAGCAGAAGGAAGAAGAGGGCAGTTGGGGAGTAGGCGAGTCGCTGGAGAAGCTGCCCGAAATAACGGCTGACCATTTATTTGTGACGGTTGGCGGATCGTTTGATTCGGAGGAGGAAGCCCAGATGGCTTTGACTGAATTGGATGAAATCGAGCAAATGAAAGTGTGGCAGGAAATTCCTGCTGTTAAAAAAGGGAATGTGCATAAAGTATCAGCGAGACATTGGATGCTGAATGGCCCAACAGCTGACAGCATGAAGCTGGACGATGTGCTCAAGGCGCTCGTTAAATCTTAA
- a CDS encoding rhodanese-related sulfurtransferase gives MNNPSNYQVLLYYKFVAIPDAEQFAAEHLAYCKELNVRGRILIADEGINGTVSGTIEQTEQYMRDLRSNPLFADIVFKIDEADQHAFPKMFVRYKKELVTLRYDKPLDPNTLTGTHLSPKEFHDYLQREDVIVLDGRSDYEYDLGHFRNAIRPDLKTFKEFPEWLRENMADMKDKPIITYCTGGIRCEKLTGVMLSEGFKDVYQLDGGIVTYGKDEEVQGKLFDGKCYVFDERISVTINRTDEAVVVGKCYHCEAPAETYINCADDTCHRQHIVCPDCEETHHGFCSMECEEHVTSV, from the coding sequence ATGAACAACCCTTCCAACTATCAGGTCTTATTGTATTATAAATTTGTTGCAATCCCCGATGCGGAGCAATTCGCAGCCGAACATTTGGCTTACTGCAAGGAGTTAAACGTGCGAGGCCGCATTCTTATTGCGGATGAGGGCATCAATGGCACGGTTTCCGGAACGATTGAGCAAACGGAGCAATACATGCGTGACCTGCGCTCCAATCCGTTGTTTGCCGATATCGTATTTAAGATCGATGAAGCTGATCAGCATGCTTTTCCAAAAATGTTCGTCCGTTACAAAAAGGAGCTCGTTACTCTCCGCTACGACAAACCGCTTGATCCCAATACGCTAACCGGCACGCATCTGTCTCCTAAAGAGTTCCACGACTATTTGCAAAGGGAAGACGTTATTGTGCTTGACGGCCGTAGCGATTATGAATACGATCTTGGACATTTCCGCAATGCGATCAGGCCTGATCTTAAAACCTTCAAGGAATTTCCGGAATGGCTTCGCGAAAATATGGCGGATATGAAAGACAAGCCGATCATTACTTACTGTACTGGCGGTATCCGCTGCGAGAAGCTGACTGGCGTCATGCTAAGCGAAGGCTTCAAAGATGTCTATCAGCTCGATGGCGGCATTGTCACCTATGGCAAAGACGAGGAAGTTCAAGGAAAGCTTTTCGACGGCAAATGTTATGTGTTCGATGAGCGGATTTCGGTGACCATTAACCGCACAGATGAAGCTGTCGTCGTCGGAAAATGCTATCACTGCGAAGCGCCAGCGGAAACCTACATTAACTGCGCGGATGATACCTGCCACCGTCAGCATATTGTATGCCCGGACTGCGAGGAGACCCATCACGGCTTCTGTTCTATGGAATGCGAGGAGCATGTGACTAGCGTTTAA
- a CDS encoding MoxR family ATPase — protein MMIHSKYQSTVRQEETDVWQELPQMLIHRMLQRVEGVLLGKRELVKQMFTALLAGGHVLLEDKPGVGKTVLAEACARVIGGEFKRIQFTSDMLPSDVLGGAVWDAARGELKYVTGPIMGNVVLADEINRASARTQSALLEAMEERRITVDGETRPLPSPFMLIATQNPLRFEGTSRLPEAQLDRFMMRLSIGYPEPQFEKQLLEQYADGQRQEPHKIRPVVMPEEWLRMQREVRLAHVHPGLIEYMVQVADASRKMPELALAMSPRAGRDWLRAAQASAYLEGRGYVLPDDLLATGEAVLAHRLEVYPGAPLRMTAAQLVEQLLRTTPLPAAVLPQAAGGRR, from the coding sequence ATGATGATTCATTCAAAATACCAATCTACCGTTCGGCAAGAGGAGACGGATGTATGGCAGGAGCTGCCGCAGATGCTTATTCATCGCATGCTCCAGCGTGTGGAAGGCGTTCTGCTAGGCAAACGGGAGCTGGTAAAGCAAATGTTCACCGCGCTGCTGGCGGGTGGGCATGTGCTGCTGGAGGATAAGCCGGGAGTCGGCAAAACCGTGCTTGCAGAAGCGTGTGCCCGCGTCATTGGCGGGGAGTTCAAGCGCATTCAGTTTACGTCGGACATGCTGCCGTCGGATGTGCTGGGCGGAGCGGTGTGGGATGCGGCTCGTGGCGAGCTAAAGTATGTAACAGGCCCGATTATGGGCAATGTCGTGCTGGCGGATGAAATCAACCGCGCCTCCGCCCGTACCCAGTCCGCATTGCTTGAAGCGATGGAGGAGCGGCGAATTACGGTGGACGGGGAGACAAGGCCGCTCCCGTCGCCGTTTATGCTGATTGCTACGCAAAATCCGCTGCGTTTTGAAGGGACGAGCAGGCTGCCGGAGGCGCAGCTGGACCGTTTTATGATGCGGCTGTCCATTGGATATCCCGAGCCGCAGTTTGAGAAGCAGCTGCTGGAGCAATATGCCGATGGGCAGCGGCAGGAGCCTCATAAAATCAGGCCAGTGGTCATGCCGGAGGAATGGCTGCGGATGCAGCGGGAAGTGCGGCTGGCCCATGTCCATCCTGGCCTGATTGAATATATGGTGCAAGTGGCAGACGCTTCGCGGAAAATGCCTGAGCTGGCGCTGGCGATGAGCCCGCGTGCCGGCAGGGATTGGCTGCGGGCGGCACAGGCCTCTGCATATTTGGAAGGCAGAGGTTATGTGCTGCCGGATGATTTGCTGGCGACAGGCGAAGCAGTACTTGCACATCGGCTGGAGGTATATCCGGGGGCACCTCTGCGGATGACAGCAGCACAGCTCGTAGAGCAGCTGCTGCGCACTACGCCGCTTCCCGCAGCCGTGCTGCCGCAAGCGGCGGGAGGGCGGCGCTAA
- the guaA gene encoding glutamine-hydrolyzing GMP synthase — translation MNKPNEIIIVLDFGGQYNQLIARRIRDLGVYSELLPFNTSVERIREIQPKGIVFSGGPASVYETNSPLVDPAIYDLGIPIFGICYGMQLMSHQLQGKVERAGKREYGKAEVDFTPDSRLTQGLDASQTVWMSHSDLVVEPPAGFIVDGSTEHAPIAAMSNPDKHFYAVQFHPEVRHSVFGNEMIRNFLYNICDCDGNWTMESFIEDTIRDIRDQVGDKKVLCALSGGVDSSVVAILLHKAIGDQLTCMFIDHGLLRKDEAEGVMETFVGKFDMKVVKIDARERFMSKLAGVDDPEQKRKIIGNEFIYVFQEESDKFDDFEFLAQGTLYTDIVESGTATAQTIKSHHNVGGLPEDIKFKLVEPLKALFKDEVRKVGSECGLPDAIVWRQPFPGPGLAIRVLGEVTEEKLTIVRESDAILRDEIAKAGLDREIWQYFTALPNMKSVGVMGDARTYSYTVGIRAVTSIDGMTADWARIPWDVLEKISVRIVNEVDNVNRIVYDVTSKPPATIEWE, via the coding sequence ATGAACAAGCCAAATGAAATCATCATTGTTCTGGACTTCGGAGGACAATACAACCAGCTAATCGCACGCCGCATTCGTGATTTGGGCGTATACAGCGAGTTGCTGCCATTTAATACATCGGTTGAGCGCATTCGTGAAATTCAGCCGAAAGGGATTGTATTCTCAGGAGGTCCAGCTAGCGTATACGAAACGAACTCGCCGCTTGTTGACCCGGCAATCTACGATCTGGGAATTCCGATCTTTGGCATTTGCTACGGCATGCAGCTGATGTCGCATCAATTGCAAGGCAAAGTAGAGCGCGCAGGCAAACGCGAATACGGTAAAGCAGAGGTTGATTTTACGCCGGACAGCCGTTTGACCCAAGGCCTAGACGCTTCTCAGACCGTATGGATGAGCCACAGCGATCTCGTAGTCGAGCCACCAGCAGGCTTCATCGTTGATGGAAGCACGGAGCATGCTCCAATTGCGGCAATGAGCAACCCGGACAAGCACTTCTATGCGGTGCAATTCCATCCGGAAGTTCGTCACTCTGTATTCGGCAATGAAATGATTCGCAACTTCCTCTACAACATTTGCGACTGTGACGGCAACTGGACGATGGAGAGTTTCATCGAGGATACCATTCGTGATATTCGCGACCAGGTTGGCGACAAGAAGGTGCTATGCGCCCTTTCCGGCGGTGTAGATTCCTCCGTTGTTGCAATTTTGCTGCACAAGGCGATCGGCGATCAGCTTACTTGCATGTTTATTGACCACGGCTTGCTTCGCAAGGATGAAGCAGAAGGCGTTATGGAAACATTCGTGGGCAAATTCGATATGAAGGTTGTCAAAATCGATGCAAGAGAGCGTTTTATGAGCAAGCTTGCAGGCGTTGACGATCCGGAGCAAAAACGTAAAATTATCGGCAACGAATTCATTTACGTTTTCCAAGAAGAGTCGGATAAATTCGATGACTTTGAATTTTTGGCGCAAGGCACGCTGTATACGGATATCGTTGAGAGCGGAACAGCTACAGCCCAAACGATCAAGTCCCACCACAATGTCGGCGGCCTGCCGGAGGACATTAAGTTCAAGCTTGTAGAGCCGCTTAAAGCGCTGTTCAAGGATGAGGTTCGTAAAGTCGGTTCCGAGTGCGGCTTGCCAGATGCGATCGTATGGCGTCAGCCATTCCCAGGTCCGGGTCTTGCGATTCGCGTGCTTGGCGAAGTAACCGAAGAGAAGCTGACGATCGTACGCGAGTCGGATGCGATTCTCCGCGATGAAATTGCCAAGGCTGGCCTTGACCGCGAAATTTGGCAATACTTCACTGCGCTTCCGAACATGAAGAGCGTAGGCGTTATGGGCGATGCCCGCACATATTCCTACACTGTAGGTATCCGCGCCGTTACGTCGATTGACGGAATGACAGCGGACTGGGCTCGTATTCCTTGGGACGTGCTTGAGAAAATTTCGGTTCGTATCGTAAACGAAGTGGACAACGTTAACCGTATCGTCTATGACGTTACGTCGAAACCGCCAGCTACGATTGAGTGGGAATAG
- a CDS encoding DUF58 domain-containing protein: MAVSSADNEAVKLGQADAGEGQAKAADTEHEAEAEQELGQQRLGRIRWGGWLLLLSGWCAALAAVIQRGMAVEWFMFAVLGCIMLLSAGLPWLAMRGMEVRRMLGEGTIRDGGEVEVQLMLGRAFPIPFVWLALEDTMVNGSTAKQERVSYRYAAQLHFETRLALSYRAQLIRRGEHSFEAVTVTASDYLGLTAVSRTFACRSGLLAVPALPEAVAAPGAAVLRGSGLATIIRLHPGKMDAQEAGLGREPSEGQHSGRQAGIGPEMRPYRDGDSLRHVNWKAAARGRGLHTKEHGTALHRPLVLLAIDNTAVAYAGDERFFDACAGWAAGVLEQDHLAGNRVQLIAGQAVLDDGGTRGKVKEASILPSVSGQSDNGAGMYSGAEVDEGQERDVGSLANAEINAWPETGAYEDNSTAASMQELLEQLARLKLVQHGRFVARVIGELDQMPRGGILRCFTADWRNSASWGQMASRAAEQGCQVLLYMLIKQSTPSFAMREQQKWLESFGVRTYWLTYPERMNEQPQLTKGRIRYGDI, from the coding sequence ATGGCGGTTTCCAGTGCGGATAACGAGGCAGTGAAACTAGGGCAAGCGGATGCTGGAGAAGGGCAAGCGAAAGCAGCGGATACTGAGCATGAGGCAGAAGCGGAGCAGGAGTTGGGACAGCAGAGGCTGGGCCGGATAAGGTGGGGAGGCTGGCTGCTTCTGCTATCGGGCTGGTGCGCTGCTCTCGCTGCTGTCATTCAGCGAGGAATGGCGGTGGAGTGGTTTATGTTCGCTGTGCTTGGCTGCATCATGCTGCTAAGCGCCGGACTGCCTTGGCTTGCTATGCGAGGCATGGAGGTGCGCCGCATGCTTGGCGAAGGCACAATTCGCGATGGGGGAGAGGTTGAGGTGCAGCTGATGCTGGGCCGCGCTTTTCCTATTCCGTTCGTTTGGCTGGCGCTTGAAGATACGATGGTCAATGGGAGTACGGCAAAGCAGGAGCGAGTTTCTTATCGCTATGCGGCGCAGCTTCATTTCGAAACAAGACTCGCGCTTAGCTATCGGGCGCAGCTTATTCGGCGCGGAGAGCATAGCTTTGAGGCGGTTACCGTTACGGCAAGCGATTATTTAGGATTAACGGCTGTTAGCCGAACCTTTGCTTGCCGCAGCGGGCTGCTTGCGGTTCCTGCATTGCCGGAGGCTGTAGCAGCTCCAGGTGCGGCGGTGCTTCGGGGAAGCGGCTTAGCGACTATCATTAGGCTGCATCCGGGCAAGATGGATGCTCAGGAGGCGGGCTTAGGGCGTGAGCCGTCTGAAGGCCAGCATTCCGGCAGACAGGCAGGAATTGGCCCTGAGATGCGTCCATACCGGGATGGGGATTCGCTGCGCCATGTCAATTGGAAGGCTGCCGCTCGCGGGCGGGGGCTGCACACGAAGGAGCATGGCACAGCGCTTCATCGCCCATTGGTGCTTTTGGCCATTGACAACACTGCGGTTGCTTATGCTGGTGACGAAAGGTTTTTTGATGCCTGTGCCGGGTGGGCTGCCGGCGTGCTGGAGCAGGATCATTTAGCGGGAAATCGGGTGCAGCTCATTGCTGGCCAAGCGGTTCTAGACGACGGTGGGACAAGGGGAAAAGTGAAAGAGGCATCGATCCTGCCATCGGTATCGGGACAGTCAGATAACGGGGCAGGAATGTATTCGGGAGCGGAAGTGGATGAGGGGCAGGAAAGGGATGTCGGAAGTTTGGCGAACGCTGAGATAAATGCATGGCCGGAAACGGGTGCCTACGAGGACAACAGCACAGCCGCAAGTATGCAAGAACTGCTGGAACAGCTCGCACGGCTGAAGCTGGTGCAGCATGGCCGGTTTGTTGCAAGGGTAATTGGCGAGCTTGACCAGATGCCTAGAGGCGGCATATTGCGCTGTTTTACCGCCGATTGGCGCAATAGCGCAAGCTGGGGGCAGATGGCCTCGCGAGCAGCGGAGCAGGGCTGCCAAGTGCTGCTTTATATGCTGATCAAGCAAAGCACGCCTTCTTTTGCAATGCGCGAGCAGCAGAAATGGCTGGAGAGCTTCGGTGTCCGCACATATTGGCTGACGTACCCGGAGCGGATGAATGAACAGCCGCAATTAACGAAGGGAAGGATTCGTTATGGCGATATTTAA